A single region of the Marinobacter salinisoli genome encodes:
- a CDS encoding ABC transporter substrate-binding protein: MRVFLLALLLVSPLCFGKTVVVVQSYHLEYKWDADYLEAIQTVLGKEHDIHAFELDTKRLPKSEWFGRASDIRRSIAELGPDVVILGDDNAFALMAEPLVHQGIPVVFLGVNGGPAQHPALKHPLVTGILERPFFTESIRHLKKILRKKDRFLVLMDDSPTMRNAVTEHFGDKREAKVHGAQLEIVLTNNKSEWLSQIIQGHQTYDAIVVGTHHTIRDDAGNYAPPNELMDEAFAKAQIPIFSFWDIFVGKNQGIGGFTVSAHQEGLTAARLASLVLNGIAPGRIPQLKSLSGHYVYSQSGLQHWDLTLSPMIASQAKFVE; the protein is encoded by the coding sequence ATGCGTGTTTTTCTTCTGGCGCTTCTGCTGGTCAGCCCGCTGTGTTTCGGAAAAACAGTTGTTGTCGTGCAAAGCTACCACCTCGAATACAAATGGGACGCCGATTATCTGGAGGCGATTCAAACGGTTCTGGGCAAGGAGCACGACATTCATGCCTTTGAGCTTGATACAAAACGGTTGCCCAAGTCTGAGTGGTTCGGTCGGGCCAGCGACATCCGGCGTTCGATCGCGGAACTCGGCCCCGACGTGGTCATTCTGGGCGACGACAATGCCTTTGCGCTCATGGCCGAACCTCTGGTTCACCAGGGTATTCCGGTTGTCTTCCTGGGCGTGAATGGTGGGCCGGCGCAGCACCCTGCCCTGAAGCATCCCCTGGTTACGGGCATTCTTGAGCGCCCGTTCTTCACCGAAAGTATCCGGCACCTGAAAAAGATTCTCCGCAAGAAGGACCGGTTCCTGGTGCTGATGGACGATTCGCCCACCATGCGCAACGCAGTGACAGAGCATTTCGGTGATAAACGCGAGGCCAAGGTTCATGGTGCCCAGCTGGAGATTGTATTGACCAACAACAAGAGCGAATGGCTCAGTCAGATCATTCAGGGCCATCAGACTTACGACGCCATTGTCGTGGGTACGCATCACACCATTCGTGACGACGCTGGTAACTACGCACCACCGAACGAACTGATGGATGAGGCCTTCGCGAAAGCCCAGATCCCGATTTTTTCGTTCTGGGACATTTTTGTCGGAAAGAACCAGGGTATCGGCGGGTTTACGGTGTCCGCCCATCAGGAAGGGCTGACGGCTGCCCGGTTGGCGTCTCTGGTGCTCAACGGTATCGCACCCGGACGAATCCCCCAGCTGAAATCGCTCAGTGGCCACTATGTCTACAGTCAGAGCGGCTTGCAGCATTGGGATCTCACGCTGTCGCCGATGATTGCCAGTCAAGCGAAGTTTGTTGAATAA
- a CDS encoding PACE efflux transporter has product MRTTADRIRQAVSFELIGIALSTLFGALLFDMSMASIGVLAVIGASLATGWNYVFNLIFDRALLRYRGTVRKTLPLRLVHALCFELALMLAFLPIIAWWLEITLLEALVMDIAFVLFYLVYAFVFTWAYDTLFPVSDTRGCAGREASAVHSR; this is encoded by the coding sequence ATGCGTACTACCGCCGACCGAATTCGTCAGGCCGTCAGTTTTGAGCTGATAGGCATCGCCCTGAGCACCCTCTTTGGCGCTCTGCTCTTTGATATGTCCATGGCCAGCATTGGTGTCCTGGCGGTGATTGGCGCCAGCCTGGCGACCGGATGGAATTATGTCTTCAACCTGATCTTCGATCGCGCCTTGTTGCGTTACCGCGGTACCGTCCGCAAAACTCTGCCGTTGCGCCTGGTGCATGCGCTGTGTTTCGAGTTGGCACTGATGCTGGCTTTCCTGCCGATCATTGCCTGGTGGTTGGAGATAACGCTGCTCGAAGCGCTTGTTATGGATATTGCGTTCGTACTCTTCTATCTCGTCTACGCGTTCGTGTTTACCTGGGCGTATGACACCCTGTTCCCGGTGTCCGATACCAGAGGGTGTGCCGGGCGCGAAGCCAGCGCGGTCCACTCACGCTAG
- a CDS encoding helix-turn-helix domain-containing protein — MSGSPSKTKTSFYRRIYLAWLINCGINNVPSIMQATGMPRRTAQDTINALHEIDVAVEHVGSTKAGHYELKEWGAINPEWLETHINRIRETLGYPPLGQ; from the coding sequence GTGAGCGGAAGCCCCTCGAAAACAAAAACCAGCTTTTACCGGCGCATTTACCTTGCGTGGCTGATTAACTGCGGAATCAATAACGTACCCTCGATCATGCAAGCCACTGGAATGCCACGGCGAACCGCTCAAGACACCATTAACGCGCTCCATGAAATTGACGTTGCGGTTGAGCACGTCGGTTCCACCAAGGCGGGGCATTACGAACTGAAAGAGTGGGGCGCCATCAACCCGGAATGGCTCGAGACACACATCAACCGCATTCGCGAGACACTGGGTTACCCGCCGTTAGGCCAGTAA
- a CDS encoding glutamate synthase-related protein: MKPVIADIKPAKVSLKKGKEYYFCACGQSSNQPFCDGSHAGTGFKPKSFKADDDTEAFLCQCKHSSSLPYCDGTHRKFSESDKGQEGPGNEQSGSGTPSVKATQEEPTVEFIHQLAREGLSKMGHHGPMTAMGVPRHKLPHWDDLQLLTAQMAKKPLMEDANVETGVVIGANAQKPLTLKIPLFVSDMSFGALSEEAKLALAKGAEMAGTGICSGEGGMLPDEQQANSRYFYELASARFGYDESQLCRVQAFHFKGGQGAKTGTGGHLPGNKNVGRISEVRGIPEGEPAISPPTFTDLHTVDDFRAFADRVRELTGGIPIGFKLSANHIEEDIQFALDASADYIILDGRGGGTGAAPELFRDHISVPTIPALARARKYLDQHDATGKVTLIITGGLRVPTDFVKALALGADAVAIANSAMQSIGCVAARICNTNNCPAGIATQNADLRQRLNVDQSAEQLKNFLEASTELMQVLARACGHHSLTSFTVADLTTWHRDMALLSGVSYAGVTGLQ, encoded by the coding sequence ATGAAACCTGTCATTGCCGATATTAAACCGGCAAAAGTATCGCTGAAAAAAGGTAAAGAATACTATTTCTGTGCCTGTGGCCAGTCCTCGAACCAGCCCTTTTGTGACGGCTCCCATGCGGGCACCGGATTCAAGCCCAAGAGCTTCAAGGCGGATGACGACACAGAGGCCTTCCTCTGCCAGTGCAAACACTCTTCTTCACTGCCGTATTGCGATGGGACCCACAGAAAGTTCAGTGAATCGGACAAGGGCCAGGAAGGCCCGGGCAATGAGCAATCGGGGTCTGGCACGCCTTCAGTTAAGGCCACACAGGAAGAACCAACGGTTGAATTCATTCACCAGTTAGCGCGTGAAGGATTGTCCAAGATGGGGCATCACGGCCCGATGACGGCAATGGGGGTGCCTCGCCATAAACTGCCGCACTGGGACGACCTTCAGCTTCTGACCGCCCAGATGGCAAAAAAGCCACTGATGGAGGATGCAAACGTTGAGACAGGCGTGGTGATTGGTGCAAACGCGCAAAAACCGCTCACGCTCAAAATTCCCCTGTTCGTGTCCGACATGAGCTTTGGTGCGCTGAGTGAGGAGGCGAAACTGGCGCTCGCGAAAGGGGCCGAAATGGCAGGCACTGGCATCTGTTCCGGGGAAGGCGGCATGTTACCCGATGAACAGCAGGCAAACTCCCGATATTTTTATGAGCTCGCGAGCGCCAGATTCGGGTATGACGAATCACAACTCTGCCGCGTGCAGGCCTTTCATTTCAAAGGCGGACAGGGCGCCAAGACCGGCACCGGCGGGCACTTGCCGGGAAATAAAAATGTCGGCCGGATCTCAGAGGTACGCGGCATTCCGGAAGGGGAACCGGCCATATCACCACCAACCTTTACCGACCTTCACACCGTCGATGATTTCCGAGCGTTCGCCGACCGGGTACGTGAACTCACCGGCGGCATCCCCATCGGCTTCAAACTGAGCGCCAATCACATTGAAGAGGACATACAGTTCGCACTGGATGCAAGTGCCGACTACATCATCCTGGACGGCCGGGGTGGCGGCACTGGCGCGGCGCCCGAGCTCTTTCGCGATCACATCAGCGTGCCAACCATCCCCGCGCTGGCACGGGCGAGAAAGTATCTGGACCAGCACGACGCCACCGGCAAAGTGACTCTGATCATCACGGGCGGACTTCGGGTGCCCACCGATTTTGTCAAAGCGCTTGCCCTGGGCGCCGACGCTGTCGCCATCGCCAATAGCGCGATGCAATCCATCGGTTGCGTTGCAGCTCGAATCTGCAACACCAACAATTGCCCGGCCGGCATAGCCACCCAGAACGCCGATCTGCGCCAGCGCCTGAACGTCGACCAATCTGCCGAGCAGCTCAAGAACTTTCTCGAGGCATCCACTGAATTAATGCAAGTTCTTGCCAGAGCCTGCGGCCATCACTCCTTGACCAGCTTTACGGTAGCAGACCTGACCACATGGCACCGGGATATGGCGTTGCTCTCCGGCGTCAGTTACGCAGGGGTTACCGGATTACAATAA
- a CDS encoding low temperature requirement protein A, giving the protein MWRKPQHHKDLRQPNDHVHWAELFYDLIHVVTIFLLGNYLSANLTVDGFLIFTGLFVALWYAWGELSIFNSIYVSTDIWHRIIMSVMMCTVMFMAAAIPSIEGEGWSYFAVGFALNRALLALFYLRAQRANGSTCPMCSEQIRNFFVFAVIFGISAFLPRPYCYWAFATAMVATQLVYMIPGISVLRFERFVPRLGHMAERFSLLTLIVLGEGFFKLVVTLSEKGIHKVTPDVLVNYTLGGIAMFVMCWLYFDFVGNGRPRNQRLATLVAWWLAHLVLMLCGVMVGVALAAQVKVGFWQPYPTDYAAIGCFGLAGYIAMLWVLKSVIEHRIPSEHGSWEVRFVGIVIAVACFFVVPYVPALIGNLIWSTALISQIAIPVFRGWKQFSRE; this is encoded by the coding sequence ATGTGGCGGAAGCCGCAGCATCACAAGGATCTCCGCCAACCAAACGATCACGTTCACTGGGCCGAGTTGTTTTATGACCTGATTCATGTCGTTACTATTTTTCTTCTGGGCAACTATTTGTCCGCGAACCTGACTGTCGATGGTTTTCTGATCTTTACCGGGCTTTTTGTTGCGCTCTGGTATGCGTGGGGCGAGCTCAGCATTTTCAACTCGATCTATGTGAGCACCGACATTTGGCACCGCATCATCATGTCCGTGATGATGTGCACCGTGATGTTCATGGCCGCCGCCATTCCATCAATCGAAGGTGAGGGCTGGAGCTATTTTGCGGTGGGTTTTGCGCTGAACCGCGCCTTGCTTGCCCTCTTTTACCTCAGGGCTCAGAGAGCCAATGGTTCAACGTGTCCGATGTGTTCCGAGCAGATCCGGAACTTCTTCGTTTTTGCGGTGATTTTCGGAATAAGCGCATTTCTTCCAAGGCCCTACTGCTACTGGGCTTTCGCCACTGCAATGGTTGCCACGCAACTGGTCTACATGATCCCGGGTATTTCGGTACTCCGCTTCGAGCGGTTCGTGCCGCGCCTTGGGCATATGGCAGAGCGTTTTTCGCTGCTGACGCTGATTGTGCTTGGTGAGGGGTTCTTCAAGCTGGTAGTGACCCTGTCGGAGAAAGGAATTCACAAAGTCACACCGGACGTTTTGGTTAATTACACGCTGGGTGGCATTGCCATGTTCGTGATGTGCTGGCTCTACTTTGATTTTGTCGGCAATGGAAGGCCCAGGAACCAGAGGTTAGCGACCCTGGTCGCGTGGTGGCTTGCGCATCTCGTGCTCATGCTTTGTGGCGTTATGGTCGGAGTTGCGCTGGCTGCGCAGGTAAAGGTCGGGTTCTGGCAGCCGTATCCGACCGACTATGCGGCAATCGGTTGTTTTGGTCTGGCCGGCTACATTGCCATGCTCTGGGTGCTCAAATCGGTGATCGAGCATCGCATTCCATCGGAGCATGGCAGCTGGGAAGTCCGCTTTGTCGGAATCGTTATCGCGGTGGCGTGCTTTTTCGTCGTTCCCTATGTGCCGGCGTTGATCGGCAACCTGATCTGGAGTACGGCGCTCATTTCCCAGATAGCAATCCCCGTATTTCGTGGCTGGAAACAGTTCAGCCGGGAGTGA